From a region of the Thermosipho melanesiensis BI429 genome:
- a CDS encoding ROK family transcriptional regulator → MLTTSLEKILKFSWKQKTITAKQITNSLGLEKSTVSRNISKLREKEILLKVNEISPSSLGGRKTIVYSFNKEKAYVLGISIEQDGIEVVKTNLFSEIIYKKKLNKKISKENITEEIDKILKTHQDVIGVGISIPGIVKNNTVIFSEALNLKNFNIVNNLNASIPMFVEKDSLCGAIRYSLKNKNIIYFQFSIPYYVNEPVGFGVGLVLNGKPYYGNSFFAGEYKLNKCIYNQKIPLEKFFDLEVNIDNYLQKVSEKIGVISSVFDPEIMVIGGNITLLPQISHIKEYLMSEIYMINNRNIEIKIEDGREFVNAEGAAINVLNTIFSNKKWLEYFYKKVIYGA, encoded by the coding sequence ATGCTAACAACGTCGCTGGAAAAGATCCTTAAATTTTCCTGGAAACAAAAGACAATTACCGCAAAACAAATTACAAATTCCTTGGGACTTGAAAAATCCACTGTATCAAGAAATATTTCAAAACTAAGAGAAAAGGAAATACTTTTAAAAGTTAACGAAATATCTCCGTCTTCACTTGGCGGAAGAAAAACTATTGTTTATTCATTCAACAAGGAAAAAGCATACGTTCTTGGAATTTCCATAGAACAAGATGGGATTGAAGTTGTAAAAACCAATCTCTTTTCTGAAATAATATATAAAAAAAAGTTAAACAAAAAAATATCAAAAGAAAATATAACAGAAGAAATTGATAAGATTTTAAAAACTCATCAAGATGTAATAGGTGTTGGAATTTCTATTCCAGGCATTGTTAAAAACAACACAGTAATTTTTTCTGAAGCTTTAAATCTTAAAAACTTCAACATTGTAAATAATTTAAACGCCTCAATTCCCATGTTTGTTGAAAAAGATTCGTTATGTGGAGCTATAAGGTATTCCTTAAAAAATAAAAACATTATTTATTTTCAATTTTCCATACCATATTACGTCAACGAACCAGTGGGATTTGGCGTGGGACTTGTCTTAAATGGAAAACCATATTATGGAAACAGCTTTTTTGCTGGTGAATACAAATTAAACAAATGTATATACAATCAAAAAATCCCTTTAGAAAAATTTTTCGACTTAGAAGTAAATATAGACAATTATCTTCAGAAAGTTTCCGAAAAAATAGGTGTCATTTCAAGTGTATTTGATCCAGAAATCATGGTTATAGGAGGAAATATCACTTTACTTCCACAAATTTCACATATAAAAGAATATCTAATGTCTGAAATATACATGATTAACAATAGAAATATTGAAATTAAGATAGAAGATGGTAGGGAATTTGTAAACGCAGAAGGAGCAGCCATAAACGTTTTAAACACAATATTTTCCAACAAAAAATGGCTAGAATATTTTTACAAGAAGGTGATTTACGGTGCTTGA
- a CDS encoding glycoside hydrolase family 3 N-terminal domain-containing protein, whose amino-acid sequence MLDDFGNLLFIGFQQSLNTEIIKKYNPTGVILYPKNMEDVYLLQIIMEKLYTLMDHGYRFLISSDHEGGQLETIPNIFPSPGNLAIGKVGRAYSYGEYLGKMLKMHGFNMVFAPVVDVKHPNSSHVTGFRAYSSDHKIVEKSAKEFILGLKKHKIAATLKHFPGHGKAIEDSHFTLPVVKDFVENDNDILIFKNLSKEVDFIMTAHILYPKIDNVIATLSKKFLTNILKEKYKYNGLIISDALEMKALYDNYSPKEIIKKFFESGGDILLIGDIEKHFEIVNTFYSMIKNKELDVDFLKEKISKIKKIKEKYIEPTYYARFLSDIAKKAIEYNLKSPTKNPDFLIPTPKNLSLADTSEKDLKHLKLLIKTEFPKSKIFEKKYEFEDTVVYFVLDKVKKIRAKRVVYVFLRKFFNTTNEYILPYSSKLISIYHVLQLLKGEGLT is encoded by the coding sequence GTGCTTGATGACTTTGGAAATTTACTATTTATAGGATTTCAACAATCATTAAACACAGAAATAATAAAAAAGTACAATCCCACAGGTGTAATTTTATATCCCAAAAATATGGAAGATGTTTATTTATTACAAATAATTATGGAAAAACTCTATACTCTAATGGACCATGGGTATAGATTTCTCATATCCTCAGACCACGAAGGAGGTCAACTTGAAACCATACCTAACATTTTTCCCTCACCTGGAAATCTCGCAATAGGAAAAGTGGGCAGAGCATACAGTTACGGTGAATACCTTGGCAAAATGTTGAAGATGCATGGATTTAACATGGTATTTGCTCCTGTTGTCGATGTAAAACACCCCAATTCAAGTCATGTCACTGGTTTTAGAGCTTATTCAAGCGACCACAAGATTGTCGAAAAAAGCGCAAAAGAATTTATCCTTGGCCTAAAAAAACACAAAATTGCAGCAACATTAAAACATTTCCCAGGACATGGAAAAGCAATAGAAGATTCCCACTTTACACTTCCTGTAGTTAAAGACTTTGTTGAAAATGATAACGATATATTAATATTCAAAAACTTGTCAAAAGAAGTAGATTTCATTATGACTGCACATATACTTTATCCCAAAATCGATAATGTAATCGCTACACTATCAAAAAAATTCCTAACAAATATCTTGAAAGAAAAGTATAAATACAACGGATTAATAATCTCAGATGCACTAGAAATGAAAGCGTTATATGACAATTACTCTCCCAAAGAAATTATCAAAAAATTCTTTGAATCAGGTGGAGATATCTTATTAATAGGCGATATAGAAAAGCATTTTGAAATTGTAAATACATTTTACTCGATGATTAAAAACAAAGAACTTGATGTTGATTTTCTAAAAGAAAAAATTTCCAAAATAAAAAAAATAAAGGAAAAATATATAGAACCCACATATTATGCAAGATTTCTTTCAGATATTGCAAAAAAAGCCATAGAATACAACCTTAAATCACCTACAAAAAACCCCGACTTTTTAATCCCCACTCCAAAAAATCTAAGCCTTGCAGACACCTCAGAAAAAGATTTAAAACATTTAAAACTCTTAATTAAAACAGAATTTCCAAAATCAAAAATTTTTGAAAAAAAATACGAATTTGAAGACACGGTAGTTTATTTTGTCTTAGACAAAGTAAAAAAAATACGTGCAAAAAGGGTTGTCTACGTATTTTTAAGAAAATTTTTTAACACAACAAATGAATATATTCTTCCATATTCTTCTAAATTAATATCCATATACCATGTCTTACAACTTCTAAAAGGGGAGGGATTAACATGA
- a CDS encoding extracellular solute-binding protein: protein MRKFLVIFLALIVIFSFAKTKLTFWGFMMNDEHAKKVLEKFMAENPDIEVEYVQLSWSNGFDKIVTAIAGGEDLDVVELGNTWVANFAERKALENMDNFYKTYGNNYVGWDTVYYEGSYWAVPWLLGTRALFYNLDLFDKAGLDPENPPKTWEELYNAAKDIDSLGEDIYGFGMPAGENYSPWQQWFLPAVWGTGGDIISEDGKRALLTSCKVNETAKFYKALSKYSLKTKQADLAKAFGEGKIGMYVSGAWDIDYLETNYPELPFNVVFIPKPASWYGTHASFAGAEVLAIMKHSKHKKEAQKLVEFLIKPDIAMEVAMIWPAIFPSHVDAGKDPWFEDHPMHKVFYEQNAYAKPVPPIPAWPKVQAVLTEAIEKIILEDADVDSVLFEYNMKIQKILDGE, encoded by the coding sequence ATGAGAAAATTTTTAGTGATTTTTTTAGCTTTGATTGTCATATTTAGTTTTGCAAAAACCAAACTCACATTTTGGGGATTTATGATGAACGATGAACACGCAAAAAAGGTGTTAGAAAAGTTCATGGCAGAAAACCCTGATATTGAAGTAGAGTACGTACAACTTTCTTGGTCAAACGGTTTTGACAAAATAGTAACAGCAATAGCAGGTGGAGAAGATTTAGACGTTGTTGAACTAGGAAATACTTGGGTTGCAAACTTTGCTGAAAGAAAAGCACTTGAAAACATGGATAATTTCTACAAAACATATGGAAACAACTATGTAGGTTGGGATACAGTATACTATGAGGGTAGTTATTGGGCAGTTCCTTGGTTACTTGGAACAAGGGCACTATTCTACAATCTAGATCTTTTTGACAAGGCTGGGTTAGATCCAGAAAATCCACCAAAAACTTGGGAAGAACTTTACAATGCTGCAAAAGATATAGATTCACTTGGAGAAGATATATACGGCTTTGGTATGCCCGCAGGTGAAAATTACAGTCCTTGGCAACAATGGTTCTTACCCGCTGTTTGGGGAACAGGCGGAGATATTATCTCAGAAGATGGAAAAAGAGCACTTCTTACCTCATGCAAGGTAAATGAAACGGCAAAGTTCTATAAAGCACTTTCAAAGTACTCTCTTAAAACCAAACAAGCAGATCTTGCAAAAGCATTTGGAGAAGGGAAAATTGGTATGTATGTAAGTGGAGCATGGGATATTGATTATCTTGAAACAAATTATCCAGAATTACCATTTAACGTCGTATTTATCCCCAAACCTGCATCATGGTATGGAACACACGCATCTTTTGCCGGCGCAGAAGTACTCGCTATTATGAAACACTCAAAACATAAAAAAGAGGCACAAAAACTAGTAGAGTTTCTGATAAAACCTGACATTGCTATGGAAGTTGCGATGATTTGGCCAGCAATATTCCCATCTCACGTTGATGCGGGAAAAGATCCTTGGTTTGAAGATCATCCAATGCACAAAGTATTTTATGAACAAAATGCATATGCAAAACCTGTTCCGCCTATTCCTGCGTGGCCAAAAGTGCAGGCAGTACTAACAGAAGCTATAGAAAAAATAATATTGGAAGATGCAGACGTTGATTCTGTGTTATTCGAATACAACATGAAAATTCAAAAGATATTAGATGGTGAATAA
- a CDS encoding carbohydrate ABC transporter permease, translating to MVSLKKKVRYNLETFLLLSPFLILFAVFGIFPIVYSFFMSFTDYSALSPEFNFVGLKNYIKAFQDEVFLVALKNTVIFVVGTIPFTTVFSLLLAVLINSKFLPLKDLFKAGFFLPSVISMVVISTTWMYLYSADGFFNKMLEFFGQNPIPTSWLANTKTALLSIMIMDIWAAIGYYTILFLAGLQSIPQQLYEAAAIDGANKTKMFFKITLPLLKPTMYFVIALNTIRSFQIFSEIFTMTGGGPMNATQTIVHYLYIVGFRNFEMGYASAIAYILVLIILTITLLQGKLLRSENL from the coding sequence GTGGTTAGTTTGAAAAAAAAGGTAAGATATAATTTGGAAACTTTTCTTCTTCTTTCACCTTTTTTAATATTATTTGCGGTATTTGGGATATTTCCCATAGTATACTCATTTTTTATGAGTTTCACTGATTACTCTGCTCTAAGTCCAGAATTTAACTTTGTCGGCTTAAAAAACTACATAAAAGCATTCCAAGATGAAGTCTTTTTAGTCGCATTGAAAAACACGGTAATTTTTGTAGTGGGAACTATTCCATTTACCACTGTATTTTCACTATTACTTGCCGTACTTATAAACAGCAAATTTCTTCCACTAAAAGATTTATTTAAAGCAGGTTTTTTCTTACCATCTGTTATTTCCATGGTTGTTATATCCACAACATGGATGTATCTTTACAGTGCTGATGGTTTTTTCAACAAAATGTTAGAATTCTTTGGACAAAATCCTATTCCAACAAGTTGGCTTGCTAACACAAAAACAGCCCTTTTATCTATAATGATAATGGATATTTGGGCTGCTATTGGATATTATACCATCTTATTTCTTGCGGGGCTCCAAAGTATACCTCAGCAGCTATACGAAGCCGCAGCAATAGATGGTGCAAATAAAACAAAAATGTTTTTTAAAATCACCCTTCCACTTTTAAAACCAACTATGTATTTCGTTATAGCATTAAATACTATAAGATCTTTTCAAATATTTTCGGAAATATTCACAATGACAGGTGGAGGACCTATGAACGCAACACAAACTATTGTACACTATCTATACATAGTAGGTTTTAGAAACTTTGAGATGGGTTATGCTTCTGCAATAGCGTACATACTTGTATTAATCATCTTAACTATAACATTATTACAGGGAAAACTTCTTAGGAGTGAAAATTTATGA
- a CDS encoding carbohydrate ABC transporter permease, with protein MKKYLLLILMFVLLILSLFPMISMFYTAVIPSGNLTKVIKERYINDFETKYAIYLKRKVKGNFKLINDSSQSTKSILANGDITLLTDKLDIRVAKHIEFWAKGNENFSVEIIDAFGKNTIKKFNGSNDWYKYTISDIKGIDLRYISKIIFHFNDKHYLDDVKLIYKFPTLLNFVNVLKEDLFGRYIFNSFLVSTIVVIGNIIFSTMVAYAFARRKFFGKNLLFSIILATMMIPPQVTIIPIFILMKKFGWIDTYFALTVPMLVTPFSIFLLKQYIEQLPVELEQAAYVDGANTFQILFKIVFPLSKPAIAVMAINTFIATWNDLFYPLVMTNSREMRTVQVGLAMYQKLNQIDWPRLMAASSIIGIPVIIVFLVFQKQIISGITKGALKG; from the coding sequence ATGAAAAAGTACCTACTCTTAATCTTAATGTTTGTACTATTAATCTTATCTCTTTTTCCAATGATTTCTATGTTTTACACCGCAGTAATTCCTAGCGGTAATTTGACTAAGGTTATTAAAGAACGGTATATAAACGATTTTGAAACAAAATACGCTATATATTTAAAAAGAAAAGTAAAGGGAAACTTTAAACTGATAAATGATTCTTCCCAAAGTACAAAATCAATTCTTGCAAATGGTGATATAACACTTTTAACGGATAAACTCGACATAAGAGTAGCAAAACATATCGAATTTTGGGCAAAAGGTAATGAAAATTTTTCCGTTGAAATCATTGATGCGTTTGGAAAAAACACAATAAAAAAATTTAATGGTAGTAATGATTGGTATAAATATACCATAAGTGATATAAAAGGAATTGATTTAAGATATATTTCAAAAATAATATTTCACTTTAATGATAAACATTACCTAGATGATGTAAAACTTATTTATAAATTTCCAACTCTTTTAAATTTCGTTAACGTTTTAAAAGAAGATTTATTTGGAAGGTATATATTTAACAGTTTTCTTGTTTCTACAATTGTCGTTATTGGAAATATTATCTTCTCCACTATGGTCGCATATGCTTTTGCAAGGAGAAAATTCTTTGGAAAAAATCTACTTTTTTCCATAATTCTCGCAACTATGATGATTCCACCTCAAGTAACCATTATTCCCATATTCATTTTAATGAAAAAATTTGGATGGATAGATACCTACTTTGCACTTACAGTTCCCATGCTTGTAACACCTTTTAGCATCTTTTTATTAAAACAATACATCGAACAACTACCAGTTGAATTAGAACAAGCGGCATACGTAGATGGTGCAAATACCTTTCAAATACTTTTTAAAATTGTATTCCCATTATCAAAACCAGCTATTGCAGTTATGGCTATAAACACCTTTATTGCAACTTGGAATGACCTTTTCTATCCCCTTGTTATGACAAATTCAAGGGAGATGAGAACAGTGCAAGTAGGACTTGCCATGTACCAAAAACTAAATCAAATAGATTGGCCAAGGTTAATGGCCGCTTCTTCTATAATTGGTATTCCAGTAATTATTGTATTCTTAGTTTTCCAAAAACAGATTATTTCAGGGATTACAAAGGGGGCTTTAAAAGGATGA
- a CDS encoding SIS domain-containing protein, with the protein MNYTYLEITRIPKLLKMIGNYSLEFSNSKMYTFVGCGSSYNLAYTASNVLKNFGIKSNVMTGGKVVAFNYAPKTDVGIFISRTGESTETVKAAEIFKEHGIHTIGITCEKGTSLEKVCSQTFSFDFLHEESIVMTGSFVSILHFLIKKENIDEISSKIIYDSEVILDKINLKGYNHFVFLGFDEEYGISKEGALKIQEMAKQFVEFHEPLEYRHGPISRLTENSLVVINSKDTKYEFQLKKELEKHTKVIYLGKNGDLDIEYNKGLETPLKIIFSQILAYKKAIISGLNPDKPDKLSKSVIL; encoded by the coding sequence ATGAATTACACATATTTAGAAATCACACGTATTCCAAAACTTTTAAAAATGATAGGAAATTACTCTCTTGAATTTTCCAATTCAAAAATGTATACATTTGTTGGTTGTGGTTCTTCGTACAACCTTGCGTATACTGCTTCAAATGTCTTAAAAAATTTTGGGATAAAATCAAATGTGATGACAGGTGGAAAAGTGGTAGCCTTTAATTACGCTCCAAAGACAGATGTGGGGATATTTATCTCAAGAACAGGTGAATCAACGGAAACAGTTAAAGCCGCTGAAATTTTTAAGGAACACGGGATACACACAATAGGTATTACCTGCGAAAAAGGCACATCTCTTGAAAAAGTCTGCTCGCAAACATTTTCATTTGATTTTTTACACGAAGAAAGTATTGTAATGACTGGTTCTTTTGTATCAATATTACATTTCCTAATAAAAAAAGAAAACATTGACGAAATTTCTTCAAAAATAATCTACGATTCTGAAGTGATACTTGATAAAATAAACTTAAAAGGGTACAACCATTTTGTGTTTTTGGGATTTGATGAAGAATACGGTATCTCAAAAGAAGGAGCACTAAAAATTCAAGAAATGGCTAAACAATTTGTAGAGTTTCATGAACCTTTAGAATATAGACATGGTCCTATTTCAAGATTAACTGAAAATTCCCTTGTTGTAATTAATTCCAAAGATACCAAGTATGAATTTCAATTGAAAAAAGAGCTTGAAAAACATACAAAAGTAATTTATTTGGGAAAAAACGGAGATTTAGATATAGAATACAACAAAGGGCTTGAAACTCCTTTAAAAATTATTTTTTCACAAATTCTTGCATACAAAAAGGCAATAATTTCCGGTTTAAACCCAGATAAACCGGATAAGTTATCAAAAAGTGTGATACTTTAG